One Acidimicrobiales bacterium DNA window includes the following coding sequences:
- a CDS encoding SpoIID/LytB domain-containing protein — MRGGSGSPRRAGRTWRVLVAAAVTALPALAGTTLAGPTAARASEGAVSAGQVVFRPTGPTILSVDGAAYRGDVVVGPAAGGLAVVNRVGFEDYVAGIAEMPPNWPEAALAAQAVAARTYALWQVLVHPAGAWDAAGGQICASDACQVYAGMAKERQPGSGAWLAAVRGTSGTVLLYQNRVIEALYGSSDGGRTVSGGVPWLPAVSDPEDAISPEHHWSWSESLASLAPALGVPAGSSLVSLVSRPDAVIATLQGPDGTTSTQPLAPADFHSLLNSRLAPPAGLPLALPSWRYSVSTSGTDVVVDGYGFGHGMGMSQYGALGKALRGWSGAQILASYYGPARPVRLAPGQEPATIGVALADGVGRVRVSATGPYRVLDGSGRTLATAGGGSWDVVPHGSGVTATAAAGTAASPPPTLPPAQVGAAGAGRASPVPGTGPGGGGEGGAGRTLAGQVVAGAQASAPGGLAPELTPVGRSAPGRAALVTVLAVALLAEAGVVTRLVRRRSAVGVAVLGGQMRVPGPDR; from the coding sequence CCTCCGAGGGGGCGGTCAGCGCCGGCCAGGTGGTGTTCCGGCCCACCGGCCCGACGATCCTCAGCGTCGACGGCGCCGCCTACCGCGGCGACGTCGTGGTCGGCCCTGCCGCGGGCGGCCTGGCGGTGGTCAACCGGGTCGGGTTCGAGGACTACGTGGCGGGTATCGCCGAGATGCCCCCGAACTGGCCGGAGGCGGCGCTGGCGGCCCAGGCCGTCGCCGCCCGCACCTACGCCCTGTGGCAGGTACTGGTCCACCCCGCCGGGGCGTGGGACGCCGCCGGCGGCCAGATCTGCGCATCGGACGCGTGCCAGGTCTACGCCGGCATGGCCAAGGAACGTCAGCCCGGGTCCGGCGCCTGGCTGGCGGCGGTGCGGGGCACGAGCGGGACCGTCCTTCTGTACCAGAACCGGGTGATCGAGGCCCTGTACGGCTCGAGCGACGGGGGCAGGACCGTGTCGGGCGGGGTGCCATGGCTCCCGGCCGTGTCCGACCCGGAGGACGCCATCAGCCCCGAGCACCACTGGTCCTGGTCCGAGTCCCTGGCCTCGCTGGCCCCGGCCCTCGGCGTGCCGGCGGGCTCGTCCCTCGTGAGCCTGGTGAGCCGGCCCGACGCCGTCATCGCCACCCTGCAGGGCCCCGACGGGACGACGTCGACCCAGCCTCTGGCCCCGGCGGACTTCCACTCCCTGCTGAATTCGCGGCTGGCGCCGCCGGCGGGCCTGCCCCTGGCCCTGCCCAGCTGGCGGTACTCGGTGTCGACGAGCGGCACCGACGTGGTCGTCGACGGATACGGGTTCGGCCACGGGATGGGGATGAGCCAGTACGGGGCCCTCGGCAAGGCCCTGCGGGGCTGGAGCGGGGCCCAGATCCTCGCCTCGTACTACGGCCCCGCCCGGCCCGTGCGGCTGGCGCCGGGCCAGGAGCCCGCCACCATCGGGGTGGCGCTGGCCGACGGGGTGGGCCGGGTCCGGGTGTCGGCCACCGGCCCCTACCGCGTGCTCGACGGGTCGGGCCGAACCCTGGCCACCGCCGGCGGGGGCAGCTGGGACGTCGTTCCCCACGGGTCAGGCGTGACCGCCACCGCCGCAGCCGGCACCGCCGCCTCCCCACCCCCGACCCTCCCGCCGGCCCAGGTGGGGGCGGCCGGAGCCGGCCGCGCCAGCCCCGTGCCCGGGACCGGTCCCGGCGGCGGCGGAGAGGGAGGGGCCGGCCGGACCCTGGCCGGCCAGGTGGTGGCCGGGGCCCAGGCGTCGGCGCCGGGTGGCCTGGCGCCCGAGCTCACGCCGGTGGGCCGGTCGGCGCCGGGCCGGGCCGCCCTCGTCACGGTCCTGGCCGTGGCCCTCCTGGCCGAGGCCGGAGTGGTGACGCGCCTGGTGCGCCGGCGGTCAGCGGTGGGCGTGGCGGTGCTCGGCGGCCAGATGCGAGTGCCCGGTCCCGATCGGTAG